One genomic segment of Garra rufa chromosome 13, GarRuf1.0, whole genome shotgun sequence includes these proteins:
- the sf3b6 gene encoding splicing factor 3B subunit 6 — protein MAMQAAKRANIRLPPEVNRILYIRNLPYKITAEEMYDIFGKYGPIRQIRVGNTPETRGTAYVVYEDIFDAKNACDHLSGFNVCNRYLVVLYYNANRAFQKMDTKKKEEQLKLLKEKYGINTDPPK, from the exons ATGGCGATGCAAGCAGCTAAACGCGCGAAT ATTCGTTTACCTCCAGAGGTGAACAGGATTTTGTATATTCGTAACCTTCCATACAAGATCACCGCAGAGGAGATGTACGACATCTTTGGAAAGTATGGGCCAATTCGTCAAATCAGAGT CGGAAACACGCCAGAGACGAGAGGAACAGCCTATGTCGTATATGAAGACatctttgatgccaaaaatgCCTGTGATCACCTTTCTGGATTCAACGTCTGCAACAGATACTTAGTTGTGTTGTACTATAATGCAAACAGG GCTTTCCAAAAAATGGACACAAAGAaaaaggaggagcagctgaaacttCTCAAAGAGAAGTACGGGATAAACACAGACCCACCGAAATAg
- the pla2g7 gene encoding platelet-activating factor acetylhydrolase, with product MYFVGRLGQLTLVKRIYEWSKSTSGLKFVPKWKWLVVFTMGNSSGHNNTLSIPPGKGPHQVGCTDLMVGHTVHGTFLRLYYPCQASENPHLPDWVPCREYFNGLADFMKINRTLSEKIFNYLFGSCKIPAAWNASFKPDGKYPVIIFSHGLGAFRTLYSAICVELASQGFIVAAVEHRDESASATFYFKENTEPGTKKHPSCDIAKPVSDNLEEVWMYYRPLKPGENEFPLRNKQVKQRADECIRALDLLFDINSGKSVENVLQCDFDFSTMENSMDLCRIAIMGHSFGGATVIESLCKDVKFKCGVALDTWMFPLDEEIFPGVKQPIFFINSEKFQWIGNIIRMKKLDSAIFLRKMITIKGTVHQSFPDFTFLTGNWLGRLMKLKGEIDPHIALDLSNKATLAFLQRHLNMDRDFNQWDPLIEGKDDNLIPGTNIVIPQSSI from the exons ATGTATTTTGTCGGCAGACTCGGTCAACTGACTCTGGTCAAGAGAATTTATGAATGGTCAAAGTCAACGTCGG GTTTAAAGTTTGTTCCTAAGTGGAAGTGGTTGGTTGTATTCACAATGGGTAATTCAAGCGGGCACAACAACACTTTGAGTATCCCACCAGGAAAAGGACCCCACCAAGTGGGATGCACAGACTTGATGGTGGGCCACACAGTCCAT ggTACATTCTTGAGACTCTACTATCCGTGCCAAGCATCCGAGAATCCTCATCTGCCAGACTGGGTCCCGTGCAGGGAGTATTTCAACGGCCTCGCAGACTTTATGAAGATTAACAGAACACTGAGTGAAAAAATTTTCAACTACCTCTTTG GGTCTTGTAAAATCCCAGCTGCCTGGAATGCGTCGTTTAAACCGGATGGCAAATATCCTGTTATTATTTTCTCTCATGGGCTGGGAGCTTTCAG GACGTTGTATTCAGCCATATGTGTTGAACTGGCCTCACAGGGCTTCATTGTTGCAGCCGTGGAGCACAG GGATGAATCTGCCTCTGCAACTTTTTACTTCAAAGAAAATACTGAGCCAGGAACAAAAAAGCATCCATCATGTGACATAGCCAAGCCTGTGTCTGATAATCTGGAGGAAGTTTGGATGTACTACAGGCCATTGAAACCAGGCGAGAACGAGTTTCCTCTAAGAAACAAGCaa GTAAAGCAAAGAGCAGATGAATGCATCAGAGCCTTGGATCTTCTCTTTGACATCAATTCAGGAAAGTCTGTGGAGAACGTCTTACAGTGTGACTTTGATTTCTCAACAATGGAG AACTCCATGGACTTGTGTAGAATAGCAATTATGGGACATTCCTTTGGAGGTGCGACTGTGATCGAAAGTTTGTGCAAGGATGTCAAATTCAA GTGTGGTGTTGCACTGGATACCTGGATGTTTCCTCTGGACGAGGAGATCTTCCCAGGAGTGAAGCAGCCAATCTTTTTTATTAACTCTGAAAAATTCCAGTGGATTGGGAATATCATCCGTATGAAGAAGCTGGATTCTGCCATCTTTCTTCGAAAAATGATAACAATCAA AGGGACGGTTCATCAGAGCTTTCCAGATTTCACATTTCTTACTGGGAACTGGCTTGGAAGGCTCATGAAGCTGAAAGGAGAGATCGATCCACACATAGCCTTGGATCTTTCCAACAAAGCAACTTTGGCTTTTCTTCAACGCCACTTAA ATATGGACAGAGACTTTAATCAGTGGGATCCTTTAATTGAGGGAAAAGATGACAACTTGATTCCTGGAACCAATATTGTTATACCACAGTCATCTATTTAA
- the tdrd6a gene encoding tudor domain-containing 6, producing MCSIPGLPSTGSNVPVLITRVHLNPACVLVEFWGNFDQDRKFAYQQLKKEIQYPREGFCETDGNPGDLCLVRVYETWYRARIVTRDTDEYSVFLIDEGRTLCATVNTLAWGKSDFFYLPPEVEFCVLANVLPLSPENKWSAMALEFMKTFCGRRVNATVQDVLVPHRTFLLDIPCLSRQMFEMGFAKKLYSDQFKEFVSRSLQASRGTGEPQRISSIRTKPVEIIEQIEKQQAYMYPELQTDTVETVVITEVTSPFRIFCQLKVFSQELKKLTEQITQHYEGRVGCNFARPENLGSPCASRGNDGKWYRSVLQQVMSANNVVEILQVDYGKKQFVQVENVRPLAPEFFRMPVVTYVCSLHGIADRGIGWTVSQIDYLKSLLLNRTVIAKFQYQSLSEGVHYVTLYGEENTNINKLFELKQKCSMVSDMTLTDFAVQKSPSSQKSKILETTKTTHIDETYSDLKGNKPVFFTESLTPNTSHLAVVQHVESPGKFWVQTQQYADEFNQLMNGLGNLYSDPASTEGLVRKPVVGLLCAAKAQDGVFYRAAIYKVIEKKAEVYFLDYGNTELVDCFNLRQLPLRFQQLPAVAVKCSLYGIKSKLNHWEERATLFFSRLVEDRVIDLHVQDKHQDTHIVQLVDPSLDGENDVSKLLCNADFADSEKSFVENSATRSGVFLTEARPQTPSGSSALTDSTSAFKEYLFPIGSSLEVTVSYIESPNDFWCQKARNAACLEVLMQDIQRFYSHSEFQPPLEAACVARHPETGIWYRALVIQKHQTPHVDVLFVDYGQTKKVAVEDLRKITSAFLRMKGQAFRCSLYNLIQPVSHSALDWSPEATLQFQEFVNTAASMNVPLKCTIFAVMYDSQKVVFNVVDLETPFQSICNLLVQRRLADRAPSKKAPLPPFRLDTYYYSTHGVKTGCEEKVSVTCVKSVTQFYCHLARNSEEIEKLSSKVNSLCHQLEATKCPQTFGTVCFAKYTDGLWYRGQIKSTKPSVVVNFVDYGDTLEVNKSDLLPVPIEAGEIMSVPVQAIECGLSDMPEDVPCEVGNWFRNYADSHCFTALIVAKDPSGRLLVELYEGKTQVNALIRQKFHNEICRNEPSTFKGYSSKNRSAQSGATHMKESSSGLKRDFMDPVPLSRESCVAQQGNAESKQLRGKWGFQTNGGLEPERDFGTLRNFQKQQEPQRKSNDRADVRRPCLSDKTDAVKPKSQAALNESALPVKVIKPGLEAEVFISHCNSPCSFFVQFATDEDDIYSLVEKLNVDQSRCANIDLSDIREGDLVCAMFPEDKSWYRAAVRKNIGDTIDVEFVDFGNTATIPASKICCLNQSFASLPRYSIHCSVHKLNVEDGDQELAPNFKRVIEQNIEKVMCTFVKMSGNVWEVKLDVNGVVLGSTLSDDATSAAELTTTGVKQTSEIKVCTYYKNPDISAGQLITGYTSFIKSPQLFWCQYAASDKLQEISDALQSAGNASKKTLSEESLPVGSACIALFTEDNLWYRAKVTSRDLDTLSITFVDYGNEAKVSIGDVKALPPELSDVPPQAFDCQLDGFDLSEGFWAEKADDAFFELANDKLLNITIKKMGNSEMPNLVKLDCNGAVINDAMRSFWKSQSSETPSVELLSGANLISDDASVATDSVVIHDSYTDHVDNETCASVLEVENSEQEQLDLLTSTKVGNEAQDDALEMITEDDASPDTASIVPSDAQEDLETICVIEDDSVSASPSDTNQHAFAEEADPTPVAVVLPQHSEGATPSVTSENIDSFLMNNTDSQLRIVERPESPSSEIIQSDLGFLRRATEKKPAGSECVIWSRVRRNWCRARVLKSSEDAALVLLVEYDSEVVVDPLNIFEILPDKPLQASCIEAAVPSDEVTKEKHTAVKNGHSKAEDSEYSTVVTSESEEPNGEETAIDQMDPGDEPADQLQATGCVSCSIILVEDSEDKDMNIVDQMWPEPVEINEPQEDLNTSAGEQRDAAQITTGVDLLMDFLDVPLHDKTELRTDDLLEEFNNVTEDLIVLTSDGTESDTASDGTLQGDAVAKEIYTDAEESSCIQEKSDASDCTSAEDSRVTHLTLKVEDASDDDVIFVGVLQESEAEVYEPESENEKHKLD from the exons ATGTGTTCTATTCCGGGACTTCCATCAACGGGTTCAAATGTACCTGTACTCATTACCAGAGTACACCTGAACCCAGCATGTGTGCTGGTAGAGTTTTGGGGGAATTTTGATCAAGATCGAAAGTTTGCTTATCAGCAATTGAAAAAGGAGATTCAATACCCCAGAGAGggtttttgtgaaacagatggaAACCCTGGTGACTTGTGCCTCGTCCGAGTGTATGAAACATGGTACAGAGCACGTATAGTGACCAGAGACACTGATGAGTACAGCGTGTTTTTAATCGATGAAGGCAGAACGCTCTGTGCCACTGTAAACACTTTAGCATGGGGCAAAAGTGACTTTTTCTATCTTCCCCCTGAAGTTGAATTCTGCGTTCTTGCCAATGTCCTGCCGCTGTCCCCTGAAAACAAATGGTCAGCAATGGCCTTGGAGTTCATGAAGACCTTCTGTGGTCGAAGAGTCAATGCCACTGTCCAAGATGTTCTTGTGCCTCACCGAACATTCCTACTTGACATTCCATGCCTGTCCAGACAGATGTTTGAAATGGGCTTTGCAAAGAAGTTGTACAGTGATCAGTTCAAGGAGTTTGTTTCCAGATCTTTGCAGGCCAGCAGAGGAACTGGAGAACCTCAGAGAATTTCTTCCATTAGGACCAAACCAGTTGAGATCATTGAGCAAATAGAGAAGCAGCAGGCCTACATGTACCCAGAGCTGCAAACCGATACTGTTGAGACTGTTGTGATCACGGAAGTAACAAGTCCATTTCGCATATTCTGTCAGCTTAAGGTTTTCTCTCAGGAGCTGAAGAAGTTAACAGAACAGATAACTCAGCATTACGAGGGAAGAGTTGGATGCAATTTTGCAAGACCTGAGAATTTAGGCAGCCCGTGTGCATCAAGAGGAAATGATGGCAAGTGGTATCGTTCTGTGCTGCAGCAGGTCATGTCTGCCAACAATGTGGTTGAGATTTTGCAGGTGGATTATGGGAAGAAACAATTTGTACAAGTTGAGAATGTCCGACCACTCGCCCCTGAGTTCTTCAGGATGCCTGTCGTAACGTACGTGTGCTCCCTTCATGGAATAGCCGACAGAGGTATTGGTTGGACAGTCTCTCAGATCGATTACCTGAAATCTCTCCTGCTCAACCGCACAGTGATCGCCAAGTTTCAGTATCAAAGCCTTTCTGAAGGTGTCCACTATGTCACGCTTTATGGAGAGGAGAACACAAACATCAACAAGTTGTTTGAActgaaacagaaatgttcaatGGTTTCTGATATGACCCTTACAGACTTTGCTGTTCAGAAGAGCCCATCATCTCAGAAGAGCAAGATTCTGGAAACAACCAAGACCACACACATTGATGAAACCTACTCGGACCTTAAAGGGAACAAGCCAGTCTTTTTCACTGAAAGTCTCACACCTAATACTTCACATTTGGCTGTTGTACAGCACGTTGAGAGCCCTGGAAAGTTTTGGGTTCAAACTCAGCAATACGCTGATGAATTCAATCAACTAATGAATGGCCTTGGAAATCTATACAGTGATCCAGCCAGCACTGAAGGATTGGTAAGAAAGCCTGTTGTTGGTCTCCTCTGTGCAGCTAAAGCCCAAGATGGTGTGTTCTATAGAGCGGCTATTTATAAGGTAATTGAGAAGAAAGCAGAAGTTTACTTCCTCGACTATGGCAACACAGAACTTGTTGATTGTTTCAACCTCCGACAGTTGCCTCTGAGATTTCAGCAGCTTCCAGCTGTGGCAGTAAAGTGCTCCCTCTATGGCATTAAATCCAAACTGAACCATTGGGAAGAGAGGGCTACGTTGTTCTTTTCGAGACTCGTCGAAGACAGAGTAATTGATTTGCATGTACAAGACAAGCACCAAGACACTCACATAGTCCAGTTAGTGGATCCGAGTTTAGATGGAGAAAACGATGTGAGCAAGTTATTGTGCAATGCAGATTTTGCAGACAGCGAAAAGAGCTTTGTGGAAAATTCAGCGACAAGATCTGGAGTTTTCTTGACAGAAGCACGGCCTCAAACTCCTTCCGGTTCTTCTGCCTTAACGGACAGTACATCTGCTTTCAAGGAATACTTGTTTCCCATTGGAAGTTCTCTGGAGGTAACTGTCTCCTACATTGAGAGTCCAAATGACTTCTGGTGTCAAAAAGCCAGAAATGCAGCATGCTTAGAAGTGCTAATGCAAGACATTCAGCGTTTCTATTCTCATAGCGAATTCCAGCCACCTTTGGAAGCTGCTTGCGTTGCCCGTCATCCTGAAACTGGGATATGGTACAGAGCCCTGGTCATTCAAAAGCACCAAACGCCTCATGTTGATGTCTTGTTCGTCGACTACGGGCAGACAAAGAAGGTTGCTGTTGAAGATCTTCGAAAGATCACTTCGGCCTTCTTGAGGATGAAAGGACAAGCCTTTCGATGTAGTTTGTACAACCTGATCCAACCAGTTTCCCACTCCGCTTTAGACTGGAGCCCTGAAGCCACATTGCAGTTTCAAGAGTTTGTTAACACTGCAGCGTCCATGAATGTGCCCTTAAAATGCACCATATTTGCTGTCATGTATGACTCCCAGAAGGTTGTGTTCAATGTGGTAGACTTGGAGACCCCTTTCCAAAGCATTTGCAATCTCCTTGTCCAAAGACGTCTAGCTGACCGTGCACCCTCTAAGAAAGCTCCTCTTCCACCCTTTCGCCTGGACACATACTATTACTCCACACATGGAGTCAAGACTGGTTGTGAAGAGAAAGTGAGTGTCACCTGTGTGAAAAGTGTCACTCAGTTCTATTGCCATCTTGCCAGGAATTCAGAGGAGATTGAGAAACTTTCGAGCAAGGTCAACTCCCTATGCCATCAGCTAGAGGCAACCAAGTGTCCTCAGACCTTTGGAACAGTTTGCTTTGCAAAATACACAGATGGACTTTGGTACAGAGGCCAAATAAAGTCTACAAAACCATCAGTTGTGGTCAATTTTGTGGATTACGGTGACACCTTGGAAGTTAATAAATCAGACTTGCTGCCAGTTCCAATTGAAGCAGGAGAGATCATGTCCGTCCCAGTGCAGGCAATTGAATGCGGGCTGTCAGATATGCCTGAAGATGTGCCATGTGAAGTAGGAAACTGGTTTCGGAATTATGCTGACAGTCATTGTTTCACTGCTTTGATCGTGGCAAAAGACCCAAGTGGAAGGCTTTTGGTGGAACTTTATGAGGGAAAAACTCAAGTGAATGCACTGATCAGACAGAAGTTTCACAATGAAATCTGTAGAAATGAGCCAAGCACATTCAAAGGATATAGTTCAAAGAACAGAAGTGCACAAAGTGGGGCAACCCATATGAAGGAAAGCTCCAGTGGTCTAAAACGAGATTTCATGGATCCAGTTCCACTATCCCGTGAAAGTTGTGTGGCACAACAAGGTAATGCTGAATCAAAACAGCTACGGGGAAAGTGGGGATTCCAAACAAATGGTGGGCTTGAACCAGAAAGAGATTTTGGGACATTGCGCAATTTCCAGAAACAGCAAGAACCACAAAGGAAGTCCAATGATAGAGCTGATGTGCGTCGCCCTTGTCTATCTGACAAAACTGATGCTGTTAAGCCCAAGTCCCAGGCTGCTCTTAACGAATCAGCGCTCCCAGTGAAAGTCATAAAACCAGGTCTAGAAGCTGAGGTGTTCATCTCTCATTGCAATAGCCCTTGTAGCTTCTTTGTTCAGTTTGCAACTGATGAGGATGACATTTATTCACTTGTGGAGAAGTTGAATGTTGACCAATCAAGGTGCGCAAACATCGACCTCAGTGATATTCGTGAAGGAGACTTGGTTTGTGCAATGTTCCCTGAAGATAAGTCTTGGTACCGTGCAGCAGTGAGGAAAAACATTGGCGATACAATCGACGTCGAATTTGTTGACTTCGGAAACACGGCTACAATTCCTGCCTCAAAAATATGTTGCCTCAATCAATCATTTGCTTCGCTTCCTAGGTACAGCATCCACTGCTCTGTACATAAACTGAATGTTGAGGATGGGGACCAAGAACTTGCACCCAACTTCAAACGAGTAATTGAACAAAACATTGAAAAGGTCATGTGCACATTTGTGAAAATGTCAGGGAACGTTTGGGAAGTGAAACTTGATGTTAATGGTGTAGTGCTGGGATCCACCCTCAGCGATGATGCTACATCAGCAGCTGAGCTTACGACCACAGGTGTCAAGCAGACATCTGAAATCAAGGTCTGCACCTATTACAAGAACCCTGACATATCAGCTGGTCAGCTGATCACTGGATACACTTCATTCATAAAAAGTCCCCAGCTCTTCTGGTGCCAGTATGCAGCATCGGACAAACTTCAAGAGATTTCGGATGCGTTACAGAGTGCTGGCAATGCATCAAAAAAAACTTTGAGTGAGGAATCTCTGCCAGTTGGAAGTGCTTGCATTGCTCTTTTCACTGAGGATAATTTGTGGTATCGAGCTAAAGTTACATCTAGGGACCTTGACACACTCTCCATTACCTTTGTTGACTATGGAAATGAAGCAAAAGTCAGTATCGGTGACGTTAAAGCACTTCCACCCGAGCTATCGGATGTGCCCCCTCAGGCATTTGACTGCCAGCTTGACGGTTTTGATCTTTCCGAGGGTTTCTGGGCTGAAAAAGCAGATGATGCTTTCTTTGAGCTAGCTAATGACAAGCTGTTAAATATCACCATTAAGAAAATGGGGAACTCTGAAATGCCAAACCTCGTCAAGCTGGATTGCAACGGTGCTGTTATCAATGATGCTATGAGAAGCTTTTGGAAAAGTCAAAGTTCTGAAACTCCATCTGTTGAACTCCTAAGTGGAGCAAATCTGATATCTGACGATGCCTCTGTGGCTACTGACTCAGTAGTTATACATGATTCATACACTGACCATGTTGACAATGAAACCTGCGCATCAGTTCTCGAGGTGGAAAATTCTGAACAAGAGCAGCTTGATTTACTTACAAGTACGAAAGTTGGAAATGAAGCACAGGATGACGCACTCGAGATGATTACTGAAGATGATGCCTCGCCTGATACAGCGAGTATAGTGCCCTCTGATGCACAAGAGGACCTTGAAACCATATGTGTCATTGAAGATGATTCAGTCTCAGCAAGTCCATCAGACACAAACCAGCATGCTTTTGCTGAAGAGGCAGACCCAACACCTGTTGCTGTAGTTTTGCCGCAGCACTCTGAGGGAGCTACACCTAGTGTTACCTCAGAGAATATAGATAGCTTCTTGATGAATAACACAGATTCTCAATTACGCATTGTTGAGAGACCAGAGTCACCATCGTCTGAGATCATTCAATCAG ACTTGGGCTTTTTAAGGCGAGCAACAGAGAAGAAGCCTGCTGGGTCAGAATGTGTGATATGGTCTCGTGTAAGAAGAAACTGGTGCAGAGCAAGAGTTTTAAAAAGCTCAGAAGATGCTGCATTG gtgttgCTTGTGGAATATGATTCTGAGGTGGTAGTAGATCCTCTCAACATCTTTGAAATTCTGCCAGACAAGCCATTGCAG GCTTCCTGCATTGAAGCTGCAGTTCCAAGTG ATGAAGTAACCAAGGAGAAACATACTGCAGTGAAGAATGGCCATTCAAAG GCGGAAGATTCAGAATATTCCACTGTTGTCACTTCAGAGTCTGAGGAACCAAATG GTGAAGAAACAGCCATTGATCAAATGGATCCAGGTGATGAACCTGCAGACCAG CTTCAAGCCACGGGATGTGTGTCTTGCTCCATAATTTTGGTTGAAGATTCTGAGG acaaagacatgaacatcgtggATCAAATGTGG CCTGAACCGGTAGAAATCAATGAGCCCCAAGAGGATTTAAACACCTCAGCTGGAGAGCAAAGAG ATGCTGCCCAGATCACTACCGGTGTGGATTTACTGATGGATTTCCTTGATGTGCCTCTCCATGATAAG ACTGAACTTCGAACAGATGACTTGCTTGAGGAGTTCAATA ACGTTACTGAAGATCTTATTGTTCTTACTAGTGATGGAACGGAGTCTGACACGGCATCTGATGGCACG CTTCAGGGAGATGCAGTGGCTAAGGAAATTTATACTGATGCTGAAGAATCTTCAT GCATACAAGAAAAGTCAGATGCATCTGATTGCACCAGCGCAGAGGATTCACGTGTCACTCATCTGACCCTGAAGGTTGAGGACGCATCTGACGATGACGTCATTTTTGTTGGTGTTTTGCAAGAATCCGAGGCAGAAGTATATGAGCCGGAGAgtgaaaatgaaaaacacaaacttgactaa